The following are encoded in a window of Pseudomonas graminis genomic DNA:
- a CDS encoding GntP family permease, with product MSVIIALAALTLLMLAAYRGYSVILFAPIAALGAVLLTDPSAVAPAFTGVFMDKMVGFVKLYFPVFLLGAVFGKLIELSGFSRSIVAAAIRLLGTRQAMLVIVLVCALLTYGGVSLFVVVFAVYPFAAEMFRQSNIPKRLIPATIALGAFSFTMDALPGTPQIQNIIPSTFFNTTAWAAPWLGLIGTAFVFSVGMLFLQRQRNRAQRAGEGYGTELRNEPDTPDDIALPNPWIALAPLLLVGIMNLLFTQWIPQWYGKTHTLALAGMATPVQTDIAKITAIWAVEAALLVGILFVLLFAFRTVKSKLAEGSKGAVSGALLAAMNTASEYGFGAVIASLPGFLVLADGLKSIPNPLVNEAITVTLLAGITGSASGGMSIALAAMSDSFIAAAHAANIPLEVLHRVAAMASGGMDTLPHNGAVITLLAVTGLTHREAYKDIFGITIIKTLAVFVVIGVFYATGIV from the coding sequence ATGAGTGTGATCATCGCTTTAGCGGCGCTTACGCTGCTGATGCTGGCTGCCTACCGGGGTTACAGCGTTATCCTCTTTGCCCCCATCGCGGCCCTCGGCGCCGTGCTGCTCACCGACCCATCAGCCGTGGCGCCCGCCTTCACCGGCGTGTTCATGGACAAGATGGTCGGCTTCGTCAAACTCTACTTTCCGGTGTTTCTGCTGGGTGCCGTGTTCGGCAAGCTGATTGAGCTGTCGGGCTTCTCGCGCTCCATCGTGGCGGCTGCCATTCGCTTGCTTGGCACCCGCCAGGCGATGCTGGTGATCGTGCTGGTCTGCGCGCTGCTGACCTACGGCGGCGTGTCGCTGTTCGTGGTCGTGTTTGCGGTCTACCCGTTCGCCGCGGAGATGTTCCGCCAGAGCAACATTCCCAAGCGCCTGATTCCGGCGACCATTGCCCTGGGCGCATTCTCGTTCACCATGGACGCCCTGCCCGGCACACCGCAGATCCAGAACATCATCCCCTCAACTTTCTTCAACACCACGGCGTGGGCGGCGCCGTGGCTGGGGCTGATCGGCACGGCGTTCGTGTTCAGCGTCGGCATGCTGTTTCTGCAGCGCCAGCGCAACCGGGCCCAGCGTGCCGGCGAAGGTTATGGCACCGAACTGCGCAACGAGCCGGACACTCCGGACGATATCGCCCTGCCCAACCCGTGGATCGCGTTGGCGCCGCTGTTGCTGGTCGGGATCATGAACCTGCTGTTCACCCAGTGGATTCCCCAGTGGTACGGCAAGACCCACACCCTCGCGCTGGCGGGTATGGCGACGCCGGTGCAGACCGACATCGCCAAGATCACCGCGATCTGGGCCGTGGAGGCGGCGTTGCTGGTGGGCATTCTCTTCGTGCTGCTGTTTGCCTTCCGCACGGTGAAATCGAAGCTGGCCGAGGGTAGCAAAGGTGCGGTCAGCGGTGCCCTGCTGGCGGCGATGAACACCGCGTCGGAATACGGTTTTGGCGCTGTGATTGCTTCGTTGCCCGGATTTCTGGTGCTGGCGGACGGGCTGAAAAGCATTCCCAATCCGCTGGTCAACGAAGCGATTACCGTGACCTTGCTGGCCGGCATCACCGGATCGGCGTCCGGAGGCATGAGCATTGCCCTGGCAGCGATGTCCGACAGCTTCATCGCGGCGGCCCATGCGGCGAACATCCCGCTGGAAGTGTTGCACCGGGTCGCGGCCATGGCCAGCGGCGGAATGGACACGCTGCCGCACAACGGCGCGGTCATCACCTTGCTGGCGGTCACCGGCCTGACCCACCGCGAGGCCTACAAGGACATCTTCGGCATCACGATCATCAAGACCCTGGCGGTGTTTGTGGTGATCGGGGTTTTCTATGCAACCGGCATTGTATGA
- a CDS encoding peptidylprolyl isomerase, with protein sequence MKAQARHILVKTAEEAEQLKQRIAKGEAFDVLAKKYSTCPSGKRGGDLGEVRPGQMVGAIDQVIFKKPLRTVHGPVKSKFGYHLVQVFYRD encoded by the coding sequence ATGAAAGCCCAAGCCCGCCATATTCTGGTCAAGACCGCTGAAGAAGCCGAGCAACTGAAGCAGCGCATTGCCAAAGGCGAGGCCTTTGACGTGCTGGCGAAGAAGTATTCGACCTGCCCGAGCGGCAAGCGCGGCGGCGATTTGGGTGAGGTGCGCCCGGGCCAGATGGTCGGCGCGATCGATCAGGTGATCTTCAAAAAGCCGCTGCGGACCGTGCACGGGCCGGTCAAAAGCAAGTTCGGGTATCACCTGGTGCAGGTGTTCTATCGGGATTGA
- a CDS encoding sigma-54 interaction domain-containing protein, with the protein MKDSESLKDYRRVRRLAIRSLFEIIEQSSEGTVIVDRDARIVWINERYARRFGLEDPGRAVGQPCEQVIPGSLLRQVASNGQPILLDMMDTAKDPLVVMRLPIHDDGGAVIGAIGFALFDELQALSPLLKRYASMQQELASTRSLLRARQAKYSFAHFIGTSAASLEVKRRARRSASTDSPVLLLGETGTGKELLAHAVHNSSSRAHKPFISINSAAIPEALLEAEFFGTAPGAFTGADRKGRQGKLHLAEGGTLFLDEIGDMPLPLQSKLLRVLQEKEYEPVGSNEMIKSDVRLIAATSTDLEAAIKRGEFRADLYYRLSVLPIQVPPLRERLDDIPALTEAILEDLRSQHELAPAAMAALAQHAWPGNIRELRNVLERAALLSDDLQLNPGDIRAAIGTLVPVTSPPATGPLASNDQTYSEARQHFDRELIQAKLAQCAGNVILAARQLGLGRSTLYKKMAALGIAESQ; encoded by the coding sequence ATGAAAGACAGTGAGAGCCTGAAGGACTACCGACGCGTTCGGCGACTGGCGATCCGTTCGCTCTTCGAGATCATTGAGCAGTCCAGCGAAGGCACGGTCATCGTCGACCGGGACGCCCGCATCGTCTGGATCAACGAGCGTTACGCACGCCGCTTTGGCCTCGAAGACCCGGGCCGAGCGGTGGGTCAGCCCTGTGAGCAGGTGATTCCCGGCAGCCTGCTGCGGCAGGTGGCGAGCAACGGCCAACCTATTCTGCTGGACATGATGGACACGGCGAAGGACCCACTGGTGGTCATGCGCCTGCCAATCCACGACGACGGCGGCGCGGTGATCGGCGCCATCGGTTTCGCGCTGTTCGATGAGCTGCAGGCCTTGTCGCCGCTGCTCAAGCGCTATGCGAGCATGCAGCAGGAGCTGGCCTCGACCCGCTCGCTGCTGCGCGCACGCCAGGCCAAATACAGCTTTGCCCACTTCATCGGCACCAGTGCCGCCAGCCTGGAAGTCAAACGCCGGGCACGGCGTAGCGCCAGCACCGATTCCCCGGTGCTGCTGCTGGGTGAGACCGGTACCGGCAAAGAGCTGCTCGCCCACGCGGTGCACAACAGTTCGTCCCGCGCCCACAAACCCTTCATCAGCATCAACAGCGCAGCGATCCCCGAAGCGTTGCTTGAGGCGGAGTTCTTTGGCACCGCCCCTGGCGCATTCACCGGCGCCGACCGTAAGGGGCGCCAGGGCAAATTGCACCTGGCCGAGGGCGGCACGCTGTTTCTTGATGAGATCGGCGACATGCCCCTGCCGTTGCAGAGCAAGCTGCTGCGCGTACTGCAGGAAAAGGAATACGAGCCCGTAGGCTCCAACGAGATGATCAAAAGCGATGTCCGCCTGATCGCCGCAACCTCCACGGATCTCGAAGCCGCGATCAAGCGTGGCGAGTTTCGTGCTGACCTGTATTACCGGTTGAGCGTGTTGCCCATCCAGGTGCCGCCGTTGCGCGAGCGTCTGGATGATATTCCGGCGTTGACCGAAGCGATTCTCGAGGACCTGCGCAGCCAGCACGAACTGGCGCCGGCAGCCATGGCCGCCCTCGCACAGCATGCCTGGCCGGGCAACATTCGCGAGCTGCGCAACGTGCTCGAACGTGCGGCATTGCTCAGCGACGATCTGCAGCTCAATCCCGGCGACATCCGCGCGGCCATCGGCACGCTGGTGCCGGTGACCAGCCCGCCGGCAACCGGCCCCTTGGCATCCAATGATCAGACCTACAGCGAGGCTCGGCAGCATTTCGACCGGGAACTGATTCAGGCGAAGCTGGCGCAGTGCGCGGGTAACGTGATTCTCGCGGCCCGGCAATTGGGGCTGGGGCGTTCGACGCTGTACAAGAAGATGGCGGCATTGGGGATCGCCGAGTCTCAATAG
- a CDS encoding PilT/PilU family type 4a pilus ATPase, translated as MDFPALLKVLATQDGSDLYLSTGAPPCAKFNGVLKPLGTEALKPGDVAVIANSIMDAEQRVDFERELEMNLAFSLSGVGRFRINIFKQRNEVSIVARNIKLDIPKFEDLHLPPILLDVIMEKHGLVLFVGATGSGKSTSLAALIDHRNRHASGHIITIEDPVEFIHKHKRSIINQREVGVDTRSFHAALKNTLRQAPDVILIGEIRDRETMEHALAFADTGHLAISTLHANNANQALDRIINFFPEERRPQLLHDLGNNLKAFVSQRLVKTTDGKRRAAVEVMLGTPTIRDLIHRNELTELKGIMEKSTNLGMQTFDNALYDLAVEGAITEDEALKNADSANNVRLRLKLHSEDGPSTIATAPRAPQPAAQVDVKDWGLVDERDEPGS; from the coding sequence ATGGATTTTCCGGCGTTGTTGAAGGTGCTTGCCACCCAGGATGGATCGGACCTTTATCTGTCCACGGGCGCGCCCCCCTGCGCCAAGTTCAACGGCGTGCTCAAGCCGCTGGGCACGGAAGCGCTCAAGCCCGGTGACGTCGCAGTGATTGCCAACAGCATCATGGACGCCGAGCAGCGCGTGGATTTCGAACGCGAGCTGGAAATGAACCTGGCCTTTTCCCTGTCTGGTGTCGGGCGTTTCCGGATCAACATCTTCAAGCAGCGCAACGAAGTGTCGATCGTGGCGCGCAACATCAAGCTCGACATCCCCAAATTCGAAGACCTGCATCTGCCGCCGATCCTGCTCGACGTGATCATGGAGAAGCACGGTCTGGTGCTGTTCGTTGGCGCCACCGGTTCAGGTAAGTCCACCTCGCTGGCGGCTTTGATCGATCATCGCAATCGCCACGCCAGCGGCCACATCATCACCATCGAAGACCCGGTGGAGTTCATCCATAAGCACAAGCGATCGATCATCAATCAGCGCGAAGTGGGCGTCGACACCCGGAGCTTTCACGCGGCCCTGAAGAACACCCTGCGTCAGGCGCCGGACGTGATTCTGATCGGCGAGATCCGCGACCGCGAGACCATGGAACACGCCTTGGCGTTTGCCGACACCGGCCACCTGGCGATCTCAACGCTGCACGCCAACAACGCCAACCAGGCGCTGGACCGCATCATCAATTTCTTCCCCGAAGAGCGCCGCCCGCAGTTGCTGCATGATCTGGGCAACAACCTCAAGGCGTTCGTCTCCCAGCGGCTGGTCAAGACCACCGACGGCAAGCGCCGCGCGGCCGTGGAGGTGATGCTCGGCACGCCGACCATTCGCGACCTGATCCACCGCAATGAGCTGACCGAGCTCAAGGGCATCATGGAGAAGTCCACCAACCTCGGCATGCAGACCTTCGACAACGCGCTGTATGACTTGGCGGTGGAGGGTGCGATCACCGAAGACGAGGCCTTGAAGAACGCCGACTCGGCCAACAACGTGCGCCTGCGCTTGAAATTGCACAGCGAGGACGGGCCGTCGACCATCGCTACGGCGCCGCGCGCGCCCCAGCCGGCCGCGCAGGTGGACGTCAAAGATTGGGGGCTGGTGGACGAGCGGGACGAGCCGGGGAGTTGA
- a CDS encoding ABC transporter permease, whose protein sequence is MRRLSPVARRRFERFRNNRRGWWSLWLFCGLFILSLCGELIANDKPLVLSYQHELYFPAFKRHTEQEFGGQLPFQPDYRSDYVRQLISKGDGWMLFPPIPFSDDTPNYDLNKPAPSPPSSINWLGTDDQARDVLARVIFGARVSILFALALTFISALIGIAAGALQGYYGGWVDLIGQRLLEVWSGLPVLYLLIILSGFVEPNFWWLLGIMALFSWLALVDVVRAEFLRGRNLEYVKAARALGLDDRKVILRHILPNAMNATLSYLPFILTGAISTLTALDFLGFGMPAGSASLGELIAQGKQNLQAPWLGFTAFFTLALILSLLVFIGEALRDAFDPRS, encoded by the coding sequence ATGCGCAGACTGTCTCCGGTGGCACGCCGTCGCTTCGAGCGCTTTCGCAATAACCGCCGGGGCTGGTGGTCGTTGTGGCTGTTCTGTGGGCTGTTCATCCTCAGCCTATGCGGCGAGCTGATTGCCAACGACAAACCCCTGGTGCTGAGTTATCAGCATGAGCTGTATTTCCCCGCCTTCAAGCGCCACACCGAGCAGGAATTCGGCGGCCAGCTGCCGTTTCAGCCGGATTACCGCAGCGATTACGTGCGCCAGTTGATCAGCAAGGGCGACGGCTGGATGCTGTTTCCGCCGATCCCGTTCAGCGATGACACACCCAACTATGACCTGAACAAACCCGCACCAAGCCCGCCCTCCTCGATCAACTGGCTGGGCACCGACGATCAGGCTCGGGACGTGCTGGCCCGGGTCATTTTCGGCGCGCGGGTGTCGATTCTGTTTGCCTTGGCGCTGACCTTCATCAGTGCGCTGATCGGCATCGCCGCCGGCGCATTGCAGGGCTATTACGGCGGCTGGGTGGATTTGATCGGTCAGCGCCTGCTGGAAGTCTGGTCCGGTCTGCCGGTGCTGTACCTGCTGATCATCCTGTCGGGCTTCGTCGAGCCAAATTTTTGGTGGCTGCTGGGGATTATGGCGCTGTTTTCGTGGCTGGCGCTGGTGGACGTGGTGCGCGCCGAATTCCTGCGCGGGCGCAATCTGGAATACGTCAAAGCGGCGCGGGCGCTGGGGCTGGATGATCGCAAAGTGATCCTGCGGCACATCCTGCCCAACGCGATGAACGCCACCCTGAGTTATCTGCCGTTCATCCTCACCGGGGCGATTTCCACGCTGACCGCGCTGGATTTCCTCGGCTTCGGCATGCCCGCCGGCAGCGCGTCACTGGGCGAGCTGATTGCCCAGGGCAAGCAGAACCTGCAGGCGCCATGGCTGGGCTTCACGGCATTTTTCACACTGGCGCTGATCCTGTCGCTGCTGGTGTTTATTGGCGAGGCCCTGCGGGATGCCTTCGACCCGAGGTCCTGA
- a CDS encoding IclR family transcriptional regulator, with the protein MTEDIKRRARGLDRAFDILDFLKETGTPMRPNEIASGIGSPKSTVYELVSSLLERRILETVGKDGHVYLGRQLYFLGQAHLRHFDFTREAEVSLGEIVEQTRETAQMCLLNGRKYTVALMKEGARHFRISSDIGEDAPIPWTASGRLLLGHLTDQAIIDLIDDEDFILPDGKRLPIETFLAEIRKAHDEGFFSFDSIADTFTHCFAAPVRDKQGICIATLCIVAPRADATAHYDHYRRVLIDSANGLARRVIE; encoded by the coding sequence ATGACCGAAGACATCAAACGCCGGGCCCGTGGTTTAGACCGAGCGTTCGATATTCTCGATTTTCTCAAGGAAACCGGCACGCCGATGCGGCCCAACGAGATCGCCAGCGGCATCGGCAGCCCGAAATCGACGGTGTATGAGCTGGTCAGTTCGCTGCTGGAGCGGCGCATCCTCGAAACCGTCGGCAAGGACGGCCACGTGTACCTGGGCCGGCAGCTGTACTTCCTCGGGCAGGCGCATCTGCGTCATTTCGACTTCACCCGCGAGGCCGAAGTCAGCCTGGGTGAGATCGTCGAGCAGACCCGGGAAACCGCCCAGATGTGCCTGCTCAATGGCCGCAAATACACCGTCGCGCTGATGAAAGAAGGCGCGCGGCATTTTCGTATTTCTTCGGACATCGGCGAGGACGCGCCGATTCCGTGGACGGCCTCGGGGCGCCTGCTGCTCGGGCACCTCACCGATCAGGCGATCATCGACCTGATCGACGACGAGGATTTCATCCTTCCAGATGGCAAGCGCCTGCCCATCGAGACGTTTCTCGCCGAGATCCGCAAGGCCCACGACGAAGGCTTCTTTTCCTTCGACAGCATCGCCGACACCTTCACCCACTGCTTCGCCGCGCCGGTGCGGGACAAGCAGGGCATCTGCATCGCAACCCTGTGCATTGTCGCCCCGCGCGCCGATGCCACTGCCCATTACGATCATTACCGGCGCGTGTTGATCGACAGCGCCAACGGCCTGGCTCGGCGCGTCATCGAATAG
- a CDS encoding 3-hydroxybutyrate dehydrogenase — protein MSLQGKTALVTGSTSGIGLGIAMTLAKAGANLLLNGFGDASAVIEQVKQYGGKVGHHPADVSDVAQIADMIAYAEREFGGVDILVNNAGIQHVDAVEDFPVESWDKIIAINLSSVFHSTRLCLPGMRAKGWGRIVNIASVHGLVGSTGKAAYVAAKHGVIGLTKVVGLETVASNVTCNAICPGWVLTPLVQKQIDDRAAQTGDVEQAKHDLLAEKQPSLEFVTPSQLGELTLFLCSEAGAQVRGAAWNIDGGWLAR, from the coding sequence ATGAGTCTGCAAGGCAAAACCGCACTGGTCACCGGCTCCACCAGCGGCATCGGCCTGGGCATCGCGATGACACTGGCCAAGGCCGGTGCAAATCTGCTGCTCAACGGTTTCGGCGATGCATCGGCGGTGATCGAGCAGGTCAAGCAATATGGCGGCAAGGTCGGTCATCACCCCGCGGACGTCAGTGATGTGGCGCAGATCGCCGACATGATTGCCTACGCCGAACGTGAATTCGGCGGCGTCGACATTCTGGTCAACAACGCGGGGATTCAGCACGTCGACGCGGTGGAGGACTTCCCCGTCGAGAGCTGGGACAAGATCATTGCCATCAACCTGTCGTCGGTGTTCCACAGCACACGGTTGTGCCTGCCGGGCATGCGTGCCAAGGGCTGGGGGCGCATCGTGAACATTGCGTCGGTCCATGGCCTGGTGGGTTCGACGGGCAAGGCGGCCTACGTGGCGGCCAAGCATGGCGTCATTGGTCTAACCAAGGTGGTCGGCCTGGAGACGGTCGCCAGCAATGTCACCTGCAACGCCATCTGCCCCGGGTGGGTGCTGACGCCGCTTGTCCAGAAGCAGATCGATGATCGGGCTGCGCAGACGGGTGATGTGGAGCAGGCCAAGCACGACCTGCTGGCGGAGAAGCAGCCGTCGCTGGAATTCGTGACGCCTTCGCAGCTAGGGGAACTCACCCTGTTTCTGTGCAGCGAAGCCGGGGCACAGGTGCGTGGCGCGGCGTGGAATATCGACGGCGGATGGTTGGCGCGATAG
- a CDS encoding ABC transporter ATP-binding protein, which produces MSENLIEIRDLSVSFNGHTVVKHLSLDIPAGECLALVGESGSGKSVTAHSILQLLPQAGTLSTGSIRYRGKELLGADGNVMRELRGNQIAMIFQEPMTSLNPLHTVSRQIGETLLLHKGLTGKAAQARIIELLELVGIQHPKKRLKAYPHELSGGQRQRVMIAMALACEPELLIADEPTTALDVTVQRKILLLLKQLQQRLNMSLLLISHDLNLVHSIAQRVCVMRAGEIVEQSNCQLLFKNPQHPYSRLLLDAEPAGEPLPRDTREKVLEVDNLRVWFSLGGGIFNRHREYLKAVDDISLSIERGKTLGIVGESGSGKSTLGQAILRLLESRGSIRFKGHALDSLNQKQMRPWRKQMQVVFQDPYGSLSPRMSVAQIISEGLEVHSDLDKASCEAEVIRALEEVGINPSSRHRYPHEFSGGQRQRIAIARALVLKPALILLDEPTSALDRTVQKQVVALLRQLQERHGLTYLFISHDLAVVKALAHDLIVVKDGKVVERGASHDVFDAPQHPYTRELLAAAHPGFN; this is translated from the coding sequence ATGTCCGAAAACCTGATCGAAATCCGCGACCTCTCGGTGTCGTTCAACGGCCATACTGTGGTCAAGCACCTGAGCCTGGACATTCCGGCCGGCGAGTGCCTGGCATTGGTCGGCGAGTCGGGCTCGGGCAAGTCGGTGACTGCTCACTCGATCCTTCAACTGCTGCCCCAGGCCGGCACACTGAGCACCGGCAGCATTCGCTACCGCGGCAAGGAACTGCTCGGCGCCGATGGCAATGTCATGCGCGAGCTGCGCGGCAATCAGATCGCGATGATCTTTCAGGAGCCGATGACCTCTTTGAACCCGCTGCACACGGTGTCCCGGCAGATCGGCGAAACCTTGCTGCTGCACAAGGGCCTGACGGGCAAGGCGGCCCAGGCGCGGATCATCGAGCTGCTGGAGCTGGTCGGCATTCAACACCCGAAAAAGCGCCTGAAGGCCTACCCCCACGAGTTATCCGGCGGCCAGCGTCAGCGGGTGATGATCGCCATGGCCCTCGCCTGCGAGCCGGAACTGCTGATTGCCGATGAGCCCACCACGGCGCTGGACGTGACGGTGCAGCGTAAGATCCTGCTGCTGCTCAAACAGCTGCAGCAACGGCTGAACATGTCGCTGCTGCTGATCAGCCACGACCTGAATCTGGTGCACAGCATCGCCCAGCGGGTGTGCGTGATGCGCGCCGGGGAAATCGTCGAGCAGTCCAATTGCCAGCTGTTGTTCAAGAACCCGCAACACCCTTACAGCCGTCTGCTGCTGGACGCGGAACCGGCGGGCGAGCCGTTACCCCGTGACACCCGCGAGAAGGTGCTGGAGGTCGATAACCTGCGGGTCTGGTTCTCCCTCGGGGGCGGGATTTTCAACCGGCACCGCGAATACCTGAAAGCCGTCGACGACATCAGCCTGAGCATCGAGCGCGGCAAAACCCTGGGAATCGTCGGCGAATCCGGCTCGGGCAAGTCGACACTTGGTCAGGCCATCCTGCGCTTGCTGGAGTCCCGTGGCAGTATCCGCTTCAAGGGTCATGCGCTGGACAGCCTCAATCAGAAGCAGATGCGCCCATGGCGCAAGCAGATGCAGGTGGTTTTTCAGGACCCTTACGGCAGCCTCAGCCCGCGCATGTCGGTGGCACAGATCATCAGCGAGGGCCTGGAAGTTCACAGCGACCTGGACAAGGCCAGCTGTGAGGCCGAAGTGATTCGCGCGCTGGAGGAAGTCGGCATCAACCCGTCGAGCCGGCACCGCTATCCCCACGAATTTTCCGGTGGCCAGCGTCAACGTATCGCCATTGCCCGCGCCCTTGTGCTCAAACCTGCCTTGATATTGCTCGACGAACCGACCTCTGCGCTGGATCGCACCGTGCAGAAACAGGTCGTCGCGTTGTTGCGTCAGTTGCAGGAACGTCATGGCCTGACTTATCTATTCATCAGCCACGACCTGGCCGTGGTCAAGGCGCTGGCCCATGACCTGATCGTGGTCAAGGACGGCAAGGTGGTCGAGCGCGGTGCGAGCCACGACGTGTTCGATGCGCCACAGCATCCCTACACCCGGGAATTGCTGGCGGCGGCGCACCCCGGTTTCAACTGA
- a CDS encoding sugar kinase, protein MSEMVSHSYPRVALIGECMIELQQHANGTLKQSFGGDTLNTAVYLSRLLGSAAQVDYVTALGDDSFSDAMCQVWTDEGIGLSRVQRLPGRLPGLYCIQTDASGERRFLYWRNEAAVRECFTTPAAEPVLAALPDYDVLYFSGITLAVLGETGRARLLSTLGDARDRGARVVFDNNYRPRLWRSVEQARQAYRAVMHEVDLALLTEEDEQALFDYSDGEQILQTYRAMGVSEVVVKRGAQSCLVSVDDRRYEVPAHTVQKVIDTTAAGDSFSAAYLARRLRGGSPKDAADAGHQLASLVIQHPGALIPRSVMPV, encoded by the coding sequence ATGAGTGAAATGGTCAGTCACAGCTACCCGCGCGTCGCCTTGATCGGCGAATGCATGATCGAGTTGCAACAGCACGCCAACGGCACGCTCAAGCAGAGCTTCGGCGGCGACACGCTGAACACGGCGGTGTACCTGTCGCGCCTATTGGGTTCGGCGGCGCAGGTGGATTACGTCACGGCGCTGGGCGACGACAGTTTCAGCGACGCCATGTGCCAGGTCTGGACCGATGAGGGCATTGGTCTGAGTCGGGTACAGCGTCTGCCGGGGCGGCTGCCGGGTCTGTATTGCATTCAGACCGATGCCAGCGGCGAGCGGCGTTTCCTGTATTGGCGCAACGAGGCGGCGGTGCGCGAATGCTTCACCACGCCAGCGGCCGAGCCGGTGCTGGCCGCGCTGCCGGATTACGACGTGCTGTATTTCAGCGGCATCACCCTGGCGGTGCTGGGTGAAACGGGCAGGGCGCGGCTGCTCTCGACCCTCGGCGATGCCCGCGACCGTGGCGCCCGGGTGGTGTTTGACAACAACTACCGGCCGCGCTTGTGGCGCAGCGTCGAGCAGGCGCGCCAGGCTTATCGCGCGGTGATGCACGAAGTGGACCTGGCGTTGTTGACCGAGGAGGACGAGCAGGCACTGTTCGATTACAGCGACGGCGAGCAGATTCTACAGACCTATCGGGCCATGGGCGTCAGCGAGGTGGTGGTCAAGCGCGGCGCGCAGAGCTGTCTTGTGAGTGTCGATGATCGGCGTTATGAGGTGCCTGCGCATACCGTGCAGAAAGTCATCGACACCACGGCGGCGGGGGATTCGTTCAGCGCGGCGTATCTGGCTCGGCGTCTGCGCGGCGGCAGTCCAAAAGATGCGGCCGACGCCGGGCATCAGTTGGCGAGCCTGGTGATTCAGCACCCGGGGGCGTTGATCCCGAGGAGTGTGATGCCAGTTTGA
- a CDS encoding amino acid deaminase, which translates to MSIAAIEKGATQPGDHLVRDVSLPALVIHDTALEHNLRWMQKFVSDSGAELAPHGKTSMVPALFLRQLQHGAWGMTLATAVQTRAAYAHGVRRVLMANQLVGAPNMAIIAEMLTDSMFDFHCMVDHPDNVKALGEFFAAKGLNLNVMIEYGVVGGRCGCRSEAEVMALADAIAAQPALKLTGIEGYEGVIHGDQAVSGIRAFATSLVRLAVTLQNKGAFALDRPIVTASGSAWYDLIAEEFDKQQVRERFLSVLRPGSYVVHDHGIYKDAQCCVLDRRHDLSEGLRPAMEVWAHVQSMPEPGFAVIAMGKRDVAFDAGMPNPIKRYAPGVVPASGEDVSACTVTAVMDQHAFMTVAPGCELKVGDIISFGTSHPCLTFDKWRTGCLVGDDLCVIESFDTCF; encoded by the coding sequence ATGAGCATTGCCGCGATTGAAAAAGGCGCCACGCAACCCGGCGATCACCTGGTGCGCGATGTCAGCCTGCCCGCGCTGGTGATCCACGACACGGCGCTGGAGCACAACCTGCGCTGGATGCAGAAGTTCGTCAGCGACAGCGGCGCCGAGCTCGCGCCCCACGGCAAGACCAGCATGGTCCCGGCGTTGTTTCTGCGGCAGTTGCAGCACGGCGCGTGGGGCATGACCCTGGCGACTGCCGTGCAGACCCGCGCGGCTTACGCCCACGGCGTGCGTCGGGTGCTGATGGCCAATCAACTGGTCGGCGCGCCGAACATGGCAATCATCGCCGAGATGCTCACTGACTCCATGTTCGACTTTCACTGCATGGTCGATCACCCGGACAACGTCAAGGCGCTGGGCGAGTTCTTCGCCGCCAAGGGCCTGAACCTGAATGTGATGATCGAGTACGGCGTGGTCGGTGGACGTTGCGGTTGCCGCAGCGAAGCCGAGGTCATGGCCCTGGCCGACGCGATTGCTGCACAACCGGCGCTGAAGCTGACTGGCATCGAGGGCTACGAGGGCGTGATTCATGGCGACCAGGCGGTGAGCGGCATTCGTGCGTTCGCCACGTCGCTGGTGCGGCTGGCCGTGACCCTGCAAAACAAGGGCGCTTTCGCCCTGGATCGCCCGATCGTCACCGCCTCGGGTTCGGCCTGGTACGACCTGATCGCCGAAGAATTCGACAAACAGCAGGTGCGCGAGCGTTTCCTGAGCGTGTTGCGGCCCGGCAGTTACGTGGTCCACGACCACGGCATCTACAAAGACGCGCAGTGCTGCGTGCTCGACCGTCGCCACGACCTGAGCGAAGGTTTGCGTCCGGCGATGGAAGTCTGGGCCCACGTGCAATCGATGCCGGAGCCGGGCTTTGCGGTGATCGCCATGGGCAAGCGCGACGTGGCGTTCGATGCCGGCATGCCTAACCCCATCAAGCGTTATGCGCCAGGCGTGGTACCGGCGAGTGGCGAGGACGTCAGCGCTTGCACCGTCACAGCGGTAATGGACCAACACGCGTTCATGACCGTGGCGCCGGGCTGCGAGTTGAAGGTCGGCGATATCATTTCGTTCGGCACCTCGCACCCGTGCCTGACCTTCGACAAATGGCGCACGGGGTGCCTGGTGGGTGATGATCTGTGCGTCATCGAATCCTTCGATACCTGCTTCTGA